A single Tenacibaculum sp. 190524A02b DNA region contains:
- a CDS encoding OmpH family outer membrane protein, with protein MKKIVLPLSVLALVFSIVTFFYSQSSSDLVYVDVNKLLDGYKRTKVVRAEFEKKAKVLKSNVDSLVTDWQKELKLYEKERSKFSKKELELKQQLLSNKQQQINNYQQAIQKQIQSEDKKATQTVVNDINDYVKEYGKKKGYKIIFGASGGGNIMYADKSADLTEVVLEGLNSEFEGK; from the coding sequence ATGAAAAAAATTGTTTTACCCTTAAGTGTTTTAGCACTAGTATTTTCAATCGTTACATTTTTCTATTCACAAAGTTCATCAGACTTAGTATATGTAGATGTAAATAAATTATTAGATGGTTATAAACGTACAAAGGTTGTTCGTGCTGAGTTTGAGAAAAAGGCAAAAGTGCTAAAATCAAATGTAGACAGTTTGGTAACTGATTGGCAAAAAGAATTAAAGCTATACGAAAAAGAGCGCTCAAAATTCTCTAAAAAAGAATTAGAATTAAAGCAACAGTTATTAAGTAACAAACAACAACAAATTAATAACTACCAACAAGCTATTCAAAAACAAATCCAATCAGAAGATAAAAAAGCGACACAAACTGTGGTGAATGATATCAATGATTATGTAAAAGAATACGGAAAGAAAAAAGGTTACAAAATCATTTTTGGAGCTAGCGGAGGCGGTAACATCATGTACGCAGATAAAAGTGCTGATTTAACAGAAGTAGTTTTAGAAGGATTAAATTCTGAATTCGAAGGAAAGTAA
- a CDS encoding AIR synthase related protein, with translation MSQEVSKRYAQRGVSASKEDVHNAIKNIDKGLFPKAFCKIVPDYLTNDEEYCLIMHADGAGTKSSLAYMYWKETGDVSVWKGIAQDALIMNIDDLLCVGATDNIMLSSTIGRNKNLISGDVLSAIINGTEELIAELKEFGVTIHSTGGETADVGDLVRTIIVDSTVTARMKREDVIDNSNIQAGDVIVGLASFGQATYEKEYNGGMGSNGLTSARHDVFHKYLAEKYPESFDASVPSDLVYSGGTKLTDAVEESPIDAGKLVLSPTRTYAPIIKEILSKYKSDKVHGMVHCSGGAQTKILHFIDENHVVKDNMFEIPPLFKLIQEQSKTDWKEMYQVFNCGHRMELYVTPEIAEDLIAISKKYNVEAKVIGRVEASATKKLTIQSKYGTFEYE, from the coding sequence ATGAGTCAAGAAGTTTCTAAAAGATATGCACAAAGAGGAGTATCTGCCTCTAAAGAAGATGTGCATAATGCAATTAAAAATATAGATAAAGGTTTGTTTCCAAAGGCATTTTGTAAAATAGTACCAGATTATCTAACAAATGATGAGGAGTACTGTTTAATAATGCATGCAGATGGAGCGGGAACAAAAAGCTCTTTAGCATATATGTACTGGAAAGAAACAGGAGATGTTTCTGTATGGAAGGGAATCGCACAAGATGCGTTAATTATGAATATTGACGATTTGTTATGTGTAGGTGCTACAGATAATATTATGTTATCGTCAACTATAGGACGCAATAAAAATTTAATATCGGGAGACGTTCTTTCAGCTATAATTAACGGAACAGAAGAGTTGATAGCTGAGTTAAAAGAGTTTGGAGTAACCATTCACTCAACAGGAGGGGAAACGGCAGATGTAGGTGATTTAGTACGTACTATTATTGTAGACTCTACAGTAACAGCTCGTATGAAAAGAGAAGATGTAATTGACAACTCAAATATTCAAGCGGGTGATGTAATTGTTGGGTTGGCTTCTTTTGGTCAAGCAACCTATGAAAAAGAGTACAATGGAGGAATGGGAAGTAACGGATTAACATCAGCCCGTCATGATGTATTCCATAAATATTTAGCTGAAAAGTATCCAGAAAGTTTTGATGCATCGGTTCCTTCTGATTTAGTGTATTCTGGAGGAACAAAATTAACGGATGCAGTAGAAGAATCGCCAATAGATGCAGGGAAACTGGTGTTGTCACCAACAAGAACATATGCACCTATTATAAAAGAAATACTTTCAAAGTATAAATCAGATAAAGTACATGGAATGGTTCATTGCTCAGGAGGTGCGCAAACTAAAATTTTGCATTTTATTGATGAGAATCATGTGGTGAAAGACAATATGTTTGAAATACCACCTTTATTCAAATTGATTCAAGAGCAATCAAAAACCGATTGGAAAGAAATGTATCAAGTATTTAATTGTGGACATAGAATGGAATTGTATGTAACTCCTGAAATCGCGGAAGACTTAATTGCAATTTCAAAAAAATACAATGTAGAAGCAAAGGTTATAGGCCGCGTAGAAGCATCAGCTACTAAAAAGCTAACCATACAAAGTAAGTATGGTACTTTTGAATACGAATAA
- a CDS encoding GNAT family N-acetyltransferase — translation MENDIKLKRTTATDKKFKELAVELDAYLSKINGENDAFFKQQNQLNDIKNVVICYLDKVPVGCGAFKVITEETVEVKRMYVKDNYRGYNIGTRILKELEKWAKEAEFDNIILETSKTMLPAVNLYRKNEYSIIPNYEPYKDVTSSICFKKKIGWRILS, via the coding sequence ATGGAAAATGATATTAAATTAAAAAGAACAACTGCTACAGATAAAAAATTTAAAGAGTTAGCAGTGGAGTTGGATGCATATTTGTCAAAAATAAACGGTGAGAATGATGCTTTTTTTAAACAACAGAATCAGTTAAACGATATAAAAAATGTTGTCATCTGTTATTTAGATAAAGTGCCCGTTGGTTGTGGAGCGTTTAAGGTGATTACAGAAGAAACAGTAGAGGTTAAGCGTATGTATGTAAAAGATAATTATAGAGGATATAATATTGGAACACGTATTTTAAAGGAGTTGGAAAAATGGGCTAAGGAAGCGGAGTTTGATAACATAATTTTAGAAACTAGCAAAACAATGTTACCTGCTGTTAACCTATATAGAAAGAATGAATATAGTATTATACCTAATTATGAACCTTATAAAGACGTTACTTCAAGTATTTGTTTTAAAAAAAAGATTGGTTGGCGTATTTTGAGTTAG
- a CDS encoding glutamine synthetase III yields the protein MSAIRFNALQETLNRKSEMIEERKRRSELYAENVFNERAMRQHMAKEAYQSVMDAIEYGTKIDRKIADQIAVSMKDWALSKGATHYTHWFQPLTGATAEKHDAFFETIEGGGAMERFDGSQLVQQEPDASSFPNGGIRNTFEARGYTAWDPTSPAFIYGTTLCVPTVFVAYTGEALDNKAPLLRALQAVDDSATAVCKYFDKNVTKVNATLGWEQEYFLIDKSLAASRPDIMMTGRTLLGHASAKGQQLDDHYFGTIPARIMNFMRDLEQECMLLGIPVKTRHNEVAPNQYELAPIFEEANLAVDHNSLLMDVMEKVSQRHHFKVLFHEKPFEGINGSGKHNNWSLSTNTGVNLLSPGKTPMKNLQFLTFFVNTIKAVCDYEELIRASIASASNDHRLGANEAPPAIISVFIGSQLSEVLDELENVTKGKLSPQEKTDLKLNIVGKIPEILLDNTDRNRTSPFAFTGNKFELRAVGSWSNCAGPMTILNTIIAKQLKDFKVEVDKLIEEKSLKKDEAVFNVLREYIKASKKIRFEGDGYGEAWEKEAKRRGLSNNKTTPEALKAKISKKAIELFEEMKVMSKIEVEARHEIELEEYTKRIQIESRVLADVARNHVIPTAIQYQNTLIENVKGLKEIFEEHYEGFAKEQIELIKKISNHIAEINSKIEQMTEERKQANKLTGQKNADTYCNKVKPYFEEIRYHADKLELLVDDNLWPLTKYRELLFTK from the coding sequence ATGTCAGCTATTCGTTTTAATGCTTTACAAGAAACACTTAATAGAAAATCAGAAATGATTGAGGAGAGAAAAAGAAGATCGGAGTTGTATGCTGAAAATGTGTTTAATGAGAGGGCTATGAGGCAGCATATGGCAAAAGAAGCCTATCAAAGCGTAATGGATGCCATTGAATATGGAACTAAAATAGATAGGAAGATTGCAGATCAGATAGCGGTAAGTATGAAAGATTGGGCACTTTCTAAAGGAGCTACGCATTATACGCATTGGTTTCAGCCGCTAACAGGTGCAACTGCAGAGAAACATGATGCCTTTTTTGAAACTATTGAAGGAGGTGGAGCAATGGAACGTTTTGATGGAAGTCAGTTGGTGCAACAAGAACCAGATGCTTCTTCATTTCCCAATGGTGGAATTAGAAACACTTTTGAAGCAAGAGGGTACACAGCTTGGGATCCTACATCACCTGCTTTTATATACGGAACAACACTGTGTGTGCCCACAGTATTTGTAGCTTATACAGGAGAAGCTTTAGATAATAAAGCACCGTTATTAAGAGCGTTACAAGCAGTAGATGATTCGGCTACAGCGGTTTGTAAGTACTTTGATAAAAATGTAACTAAAGTAAATGCTACTTTAGGTTGGGAGCAAGAGTACTTTTTAATAGATAAATCATTGGCAGCATCTAGACCTGATATAATGATGACAGGTAGAACCTTGTTAGGGCATGCTTCTGCAAAAGGGCAGCAATTAGATGATCATTATTTTGGAACAATTCCGGCTCGAATTATGAATTTTATGCGTGATTTAGAGCAAGAATGTATGTTGTTGGGGATTCCTGTAAAAACCAGACATAATGAAGTAGCACCTAATCAGTATGAATTGGCGCCTATTTTTGAGGAAGCTAATTTAGCAGTAGATCACAATTCATTATTAATGGATGTAATGGAGAAGGTTTCACAAAGGCATCATTTTAAAGTGTTGTTTCATGAAAAGCCTTTTGAAGGAATTAACGGATCAGGAAAGCATAATAATTGGAGTTTATCTACAAACACAGGGGTTAACCTATTGAGTCCTGGAAAAACCCCAATGAAAAACCTACAATTTTTAACCTTTTTTGTAAATACTATAAAAGCAGTGTGTGATTATGAAGAATTAATTAGAGCTTCAATTGCCAGTGCGAGTAATGATCATAGATTGGGAGCTAATGAAGCACCGCCAGCAATTATTTCAGTATTTATTGGGTCTCAATTGTCAGAAGTGTTAGATGAATTAGAAAATGTAACGAAAGGAAAATTATCACCACAAGAAAAAACAGACTTAAAATTAAATATTGTTGGTAAAATACCTGAAATTTTATTAGATAATACCGATAGGAATAGAACTTCACCATTTGCTTTTACAGGAAATAAGTTTGAGTTACGTGCGGTAGGGTCGTGGTCTAACTGTGCAGGGCCTATGACCATATTGAATACTATCATAGCTAAGCAGCTTAAAGATTTCAAGGTAGAAGTAGATAAATTAATAGAAGAAAAAAGTTTGAAAAAGGATGAGGCAGTATTTAATGTGTTGAGGGAATATATTAAAGCTTCAAAAAAAATCCGATTTGAAGGTGATGGTTATGGAGAAGCTTGGGAAAAAGAAGCTAAGAGAAGAGGGTTGAGTAATAATAAAACAACTCCTGAAGCTTTAAAAGCTAAGATTTCTAAAAAAGCAATTGAGTTATTTGAAGAAATGAAGGTAATGAGTAAGATAGAGGTAGAGGCGCGTCATGAAATTGAACTAGAAGAATATACAAAACGTATTCAAATTGAAAGTAGAGTGTTGGCAGATGTAGCAAGAAACCATGTAATACCAACAGCAATTCAATATCAGAATACTTTAATAGAAAATGTAAAAGGGTTAAAAGAAATTTTTGAAGAACATTATGAGGGGTTTGCTAAAGAACAAATTGAATTAATTAAAAAAATATCAAATCATATAGCAGAAATTAATTCTAAAATAGAACAAATGACGGAGGAGCGAAAGCAAGCAAATAAGTTAACAGGGCAGAAGAATGCCGATACTTATTGTAATAAGGTAAAGCCTTATTTTGAAGAAATACGTTACCATGCGGATAAATTAGAGTTGTTGGTAGATGATAACTTATGGCCGTTAACAAAATACAGAGAGCTTTTATTTACGAAATAA
- a CDS encoding glutamine synthetase beta-grasp domain-containing protein: protein MSRSKLEYIWLDGYFPTQNMRSKTKVVEDFSGKLEDCPIWSFDGSSTKQAEGGDSDCLLKPVAIYPDPARENGFLIMTEVLNADGTPHPTNARAKIDDNNNDFWFGFEQEYFIMDTHTQLPLGFPIGGYPGPQGMYYCSVGGKNTHGRDFVEEHADLCIAAGLTFEGINQEVASGQWEFQLFAKGAKKAGDEIWVARYLLDRLTEKYGYYIEYHPKPVKGDWNGSGMHANFSNTLLRTCGSQEVYEQICEAFRPVTKEHIEVYGQYNDQRLTGLHETASINDFSYGVSDRGASIRIPIITVEQGWKGWLEDRRPASNADPYKVAGRIVETVKSAKVKVTADK from the coding sequence ATGAGTAGATCTAAATTAGAGTACATTTGGTTAGATGGTTACTTTCCAACTCAAAACATGAGAAGTAAAACTAAAGTTGTAGAAGACTTTAGCGGTAAATTAGAAGACTGTCCTATATGGTCTTTTGACGGTTCTTCAACAAAACAAGCTGAAGGCGGAGATTCTGATTGCTTATTAAAACCTGTAGCTATTTATCCTGATCCTGCTCGTGAGAATGGTTTTTTAATAATGACAGAAGTTTTAAATGCAGACGGGACGCCACACCCAACCAATGCACGTGCAAAAATTGACGATAATAATAATGATTTCTGGTTTGGTTTTGAGCAAGAGTATTTCATTATGGACACACACACACAATTACCTTTAGGCTTCCCTATTGGTGGTTATCCTGGTCCACAAGGTATGTACTACTGTTCTGTAGGTGGTAAAAACACACACGGAAGAGATTTTGTTGAAGAGCATGCTGATTTATGTATTGCTGCTGGTTTAACTTTTGAAGGTATTAATCAAGAGGTAGCTTCTGGACAGTGGGAGTTCCAATTATTTGCAAAAGGTGCTAAGAAAGCGGGCGATGAAATTTGGGTGGCTCGTTATTTATTAGATAGGCTTACTGAAAAGTATGGTTATTACATTGAATACCACCCTAAACCAGTAAAAGGTGACTGGAATGGTTCTGGTATGCACGCTAACTTCTCAAACACCTTATTAAGAACTTGTGGTAGCCAAGAAGTTTACGAACAAATATGTGAGGCTTTCCGCCCGGTAACAAAAGAACATATTGAAGTTTATGGTCAATATAACGACCAACGTTTAACTGGTTTACATGAAACTGCATCTATTAACGATTTTAGTTACGGTGTTTCTGATCGTGGTGCTTCTATCCGTATTCCTATTATCACAGTAGAACAAGGATGGAAAGGTTGGTTAGAAGATAGAAGACCTGCTTCTAATGCTGATCCGTACAAAGTAGCTGGTAGAATTGTTGAAACTGTAAAAAGTGCTAAAGTTAAAGTAACTGCTGATAAATAA